Proteins found in one Herbiconiux sp. A18JL235 genomic segment:
- a CDS encoding dipeptide ABC transporter ATP-binding protein, translating into MRATAPRASTAPSAGTAPSEVVAIDDLTISFATDAGAVKAVDGVSLRVDRGEVLAIVGESGSGKTVTAKSILGLLPETATTGGAVLLSNREGTAVNDVVALDGKRLRALRGTDVSMVFQEPSSALNPVYTVGWQIAEGLRAHRRLSRAEAKREAVEILRKVGIPQPETRVDHYPHQFSGGQKQRIVIAAALVLNPGLIVADEPTTALDVTVQAEILDLLRRLRDEFGTAIVLITHNMGVVADLADRVAVMYQGKVVEEADVRTLFASPQNEYTKRLLAAVPRIGQGRAGTEERARVGAARTAAEPGTGAAPVVEAAHLVIEYPGRLGRKPFRAVDDVSFRIAPGEVLGLVGESGSGKTTIGRAIGGLTRATGGSLTVLGHEMVGFSERRFKPLRADIGFVFQDPAASFNPLLTIADAVAEPLVIHGRAKNPAAARPRVDELLEAVQLPRSYGDRFPHELSGGQRQRASLARGLALDPTLLIADEPTSALDVSVQARVLELFAELQRELGFAALFISHDLAVVDLLADRIAVLYHGRLVEEGTGAEVLDDPRDPYTRRLLASLPVPDPVEQAARRATLAALTGTAASTGSGSTEAPSA; encoded by the coding sequence ATGCGCGCCACAGCCCCCCGCGCAAGCACGGCCCCCAGCGCAGGCACCGCCCCCAGCGAGGTGGTCGCGATCGACGACCTCACCATCTCCTTCGCCACCGACGCCGGGGCCGTCAAGGCCGTCGACGGGGTGAGCCTGAGGGTCGACCGCGGCGAGGTGCTCGCCATCGTCGGCGAGAGCGGCAGCGGCAAGACCGTCACCGCGAAGTCCATCCTCGGCCTCCTGCCCGAGACGGCCACGACCGGCGGCGCCGTACTGCTGTCGAACCGGGAGGGCACGGCGGTCAACGACGTGGTCGCCCTCGACGGCAAGCGTCTGCGCGCCCTCCGCGGCACCGACGTCTCGATGGTGTTCCAGGAGCCTTCGTCGGCACTCAACCCGGTCTACACCGTGGGCTGGCAGATCGCCGAGGGGCTGCGGGCCCACCGCAGGCTCTCCCGGGCCGAGGCCAAGCGCGAGGCCGTCGAGATACTCCGCAAGGTCGGCATCCCCCAGCCCGAGACCCGGGTCGACCACTACCCGCACCAGTTCTCGGGCGGTCAGAAGCAGCGCATCGTCATCGCTGCCGCTCTGGTGCTGAACCCCGGGCTCATCGTCGCCGACGAACCCACCACCGCCCTCGACGTGACGGTGCAGGCCGAGATCCTCGACCTGCTGCGGCGGCTCCGCGACGAGTTCGGCACGGCGATCGTGCTCATCACCCACAACATGGGCGTGGTCGCCGACCTCGCCGACCGGGTGGCGGTCATGTACCAGGGCAAGGTCGTCGAAGAAGCGGATGTGCGCACCCTCTTCGCGTCGCCGCAGAACGAGTACACGAAGCGGCTGCTCGCCGCGGTGCCGCGCATAGGCCAGGGCAGAGCCGGCACCGAGGAGCGTGCCAGGGTGGGTGCCGCGCGCACCGCCGCCGAGCCCGGCACGGGCGCCGCGCCGGTCGTCGAGGCGGCGCACCTCGTCATCGAGTACCCGGGGCGTCTCGGGCGCAAGCCGTTCCGCGCCGTGGACGACGTGTCGTTCCGCATCGCGCCGGGGGAGGTGCTCGGTCTCGTGGGCGAGAGCGGCTCGGGGAAGACCACCATCGGGCGCGCCATCGGCGGCCTCACGCGAGCCACCGGTGGTTCGCTCACGGTGCTCGGCCACGAGATGGTCGGCTTCTCGGAGCGCCGCTTCAAGCCGCTGCGCGCCGACATCGGCTTCGTCTTCCAAGACCCCGCCGCGAGCTTCAACCCGCTGCTCACCATCGCCGACGCCGTCGCCGAGCCCCTCGTCATCCACGGCCGGGCGAAGAACCCGGCGGCGGCGCGCCCGCGGGTCGACGAGCTGCTCGAGGCGGTGCAGCTGCCGCGCAGCTACGGCGACCGCTTCCCGCACGAGCTGTCGGGCGGCCAGCGGCAACGCGCCAGCCTCGCCCGCGGGCTCGCGCTCGACCCGACTCTGCTCATCGCCGACGAGCCCACCTCGGCCCTCGACGTCTCGGTGCAGGCGCGGGTGCTCGAGCTGTTCGCCGAGCTGCAGCGCGAGCTCGGCTTCGCGGCGCTGTTCATCAGCCACGACCTCGCTGTCGTCGACCTGCTCGCCGACCGCATCGCCGTGCTCTACCACGGGCGGCTGGTCGAGGAGGGAACGGGTGCCGAGGTGCTCGACGACCCGCGCGACCCGTATACGCGAAGGCTCCTGGCCTCGTTGCCCGTTCCCGACCCCGTGGAGCAGGCGGCCCGGCGCGCGACCCTCGCCGCGCTGACCGGAACGGCCGCATCGACCGGATCCGGATCGACGGAGGCGCCATCGGCCTGA
- a CDS encoding ABC transporter permease, with protein MSTSLDREPVAALPPVKNGFLGRLPVVKQLRQSVGLQRGMLIAGLVITAIFVLVAIFAPLIAPYGFAQLRDAQGSFGAQQPPSAAHIMGTTVGGYDVFSRVIWGAQTALLVIIIAVLCSIFVGILLGLVSGYIGGWLDRVLVVIGDAIYAFPSLLLAIVLSIVISGGQSSLWGGILAAALSITVVFIPQYYRVIRAETIRIKAEPYVESAKMLGASAPRIMFRHVLRNATRTLPIIFTLNSSEALLTLAGLGFLGFGIEPTAAAEWGYDLNKALSDVTSGIWWTALYPGLAIVLSVLGITLVGESLNDLADPRLRGRKRVKAAAGTVSMTSVDSSLPSDVEIREENS; from the coding sequence ATGAGCACCTCCCTCGACCGCGAACCGGTGGCCGCACTGCCCCCGGTCAAGAACGGCTTCCTCGGCCGGCTCCCCGTCGTGAAGCAGCTGCGTCAGAGCGTGGGCCTGCAGCGCGGCATGCTCATCGCCGGCCTCGTCATCACCGCGATCTTCGTGCTGGTCGCGATCTTCGCCCCGCTCATCGCCCCCTACGGCTTCGCCCAGCTGCGCGACGCCCAGGGCTCCTTCGGCGCGCAGCAGCCGCCGAGCGCAGCCCACATCATGGGCACCACCGTGGGTGGCTACGACGTGTTCTCCCGGGTCATCTGGGGTGCGCAGACGGCGCTGCTCGTCATCATCATCGCCGTGCTCTGCTCGATCTTCGTCGGCATCCTGCTCGGCCTCGTCTCGGGCTACATCGGAGGCTGGCTCGACCGGGTGCTCGTCGTCATCGGCGACGCCATCTACGCCTTCCCGTCGCTGCTGCTCGCGATCGTGCTCTCCATCGTCATCTCGGGTGGGCAGTCGAGCCTCTGGGGCGGCATCCTCGCCGCGGCACTCTCGATCACCGTGGTGTTCATCCCGCAGTACTACCGGGTGATCAGGGCCGAGACCATCCGCATCAAGGCGGAGCCCTACGTCGAGTCGGCCAAGATGCTCGGGGCCTCGGCACCGCGCATCATGTTCCGCCACGTGCTGCGCAACGCCACCCGCACGCTGCCGATCATCTTCACCCTCAACTCGTCGGAGGCGCTGCTCACTCTGGCCGGCCTCGGCTTCCTCGGCTTCGGCATCGAGCCGACGGCGGCGGCGGAGTGGGGCTACGACCTCAACAAGGCGCTCTCCGACGTCACGAGCGGCATCTGGTGGACAGCGCTCTACCCGGGTCTCGCCATCGTGCTCTCGGTGCTCGGCATCACCCTCGTGGGCGAGAGCCTCAACGACCTCGCCGATCCGCGACTCCGCGGCCGCAAGCGGGTGAAGGCGGCAGCGGGAACGGTGTCGATGACCTCGGTCGACAGCTCGCTGCCCTCCGACGTCGAGATCCGGGAGGAGAACTCATGA
- a CDS encoding ABC transporter permease has translation MTTSLLPTDAPSVVAPKPKSAGGGLGRYLLVRFLLIFPTIFILVTLVFLLMRTVGDPITAAQGGRLTAEQLQERIHAAGYDRPVLVQYFEYLGQVFTGNFGNTISDNRPVTEVLLTYGGATLELAFYALIVAFIVGIPLGMLAAAFRDRVPDAVLRVFAILCYATPVFFAGMLLKLVFSVWLQWFPVAGRASTRTELSMQTLDNKTGIYLIDAISLGSPAAIGDVLSHAVLPGIALGLLTAGVFLRLVRTNVIGTLGTDYVDAARSRGVGEFRLVRKHAYKPALIPIITVIGLQIALLLGGAVLTETTFEWKGLGFQLAAYLAARDFVAVQGIVALLAVIVAVTNFIVDVIAALIDPRVRY, from the coding sequence ATGACGACAAGTCTGCTCCCGACCGACGCACCGTCGGTGGTGGCTCCGAAACCGAAGAGCGCGGGCGGTGGCCTCGGCCGCTACCTCCTGGTCAGGTTCCTCCTGATCTTCCCGACCATCTTCATCCTGGTCACCCTGGTGTTCCTCCTCATGCGCACGGTGGGCGACCCCATCACCGCTGCGCAGGGCGGCAGGCTCACCGCCGAGCAGCTGCAGGAGCGCATCCACGCCGCCGGCTACGACCGGCCCGTGCTGGTGCAGTACTTCGAGTACCTCGGGCAGGTGTTCACCGGCAACTTCGGCAACACCATCAGCGACAACCGGCCGGTCACCGAGGTGCTGCTCACCTACGGCGGCGCCACCCTCGAGCTCGCGTTCTACGCCCTCATCGTCGCCTTCATCGTCGGCATCCCGCTCGGGATGCTCGCGGCGGCCTTCCGCGACCGGGTTCCGGATGCTGTGCTGCGCGTGTTCGCCATCCTCTGCTACGCCACCCCGGTGTTCTTCGCCGGCATGCTGCTGAAGCTCGTCTTCTCGGTCTGGCTGCAGTGGTTCCCCGTCGCCGGCCGCGCGTCCACCCGCACCGAGCTGTCGATGCAGACCCTCGACAACAAGACCGGCATCTACCTGATCGACGCGATCTCGCTCGGCAGCCCCGCGGCCATCGGCGACGTGCTCTCGCACGCGGTGCTCCCGGGCATCGCACTCGGTCTCCTCACGGCGGGCGTGTTCCTCCGGCTGGTGCGCACGAACGTCATCGGCACGCTCGGCACCGATTACGTCGACGCTGCGCGCTCGCGGGGTGTGGGGGAGTTCCGGCTGGTGCGCAAGCACGCCTACAAGCCGGCCCTCATCCCGATCATCACCGTCATCGGGCTGCAGATCGCGTTGCTGCTCGGTGGGGCGGTGCTCACCGAGACCACCTTCGAGTGGAAGGGCCTCGGCTTCCAGCTCGCCGCCTACCTCGCCGCCCGCGACTTCGTGGCCGTGCAGGGCATCGTCGCCCTGCTCGCGGTGATCGTCGCCGTCACCAACTTCATCGTCGACGTCATAGCCGCGCTCATCGACCCGAGGGTGAGGTACTGA
- a CDS encoding ABC transporter substrate-binding protein, which yields MSSAFTRARRALVITASGAAFALVLAGCSAGSSNDAPSGGEALIVGTTDKVTTLDPAGSYDNGSFAVMNQVFPFIMNTPYGSPDVEPDIAESAEFTAPTEYTVKLKEGLTFANGHELTSSDVKFSFDRQLAIADPNGPSSLLYNLDSVDTPDDLTVVFNLKSENDQVFPQILSSPAGPIVDEEVFAADAVTPDEEIVDGEAFAGQYTISSYDFNNLISYEPFDGYKGVLPAAESPINAKYYADSSNLKLDVQEGNIDVAFRSLSATDVEDLSSNDKVKVYDGPGGEIRYIVFNFDTQPFGATTPEADAAKSLAVRQAVADLIDRDEIADQVYKGTYTPLYSFVPAGLTGATEVLKETYGDGNGGPSVDKAKETLTAAGITSPIELNLQYSPDHYGPSSGDEYALIKDQLESSGLFTVNLQSTEWVQYAKDRTADLYPAYQLGWFPDYSDADNYLTPFFLTENFLANHYSNPEVNDLILKQATTTDPAERQSIIEEIQAKEALDLSTVPYLQGAQVAVAGTGVDGVTLDASFKFRYAPLTKG from the coding sequence ATGTCATCCGCATTCACTCGCGCTCGGCGCGCCCTGGTCATCACCGCGAGCGGGGCGGCTTTCGCCCTCGTCCTCGCCGGTTGCTCGGCCGGATCCTCGAACGACGCACCCTCCGGTGGCGAAGCGCTCATCGTCGGCACCACCGACAAGGTCACCACGCTCGACCCGGCAGGCTCCTACGACAACGGCTCCTTCGCCGTCATGAACCAGGTGTTCCCGTTCATCATGAACACCCCCTACGGCAGCCCCGACGTCGAGCCCGACATCGCCGAGAGCGCCGAGTTCACCGCGCCCACGGAGTACACCGTGAAGCTCAAGGAGGGCCTCACCTTCGCCAACGGGCACGAGCTCACCTCCTCCGACGTGAAGTTCAGCTTCGACCGTCAGCTCGCCATCGCCGACCCGAACGGGCCGTCGTCGCTGCTGTACAACCTCGACTCGGTCGACACTCCCGACGATCTCACCGTCGTGTTCAACCTCAAGAGCGAGAACGACCAGGTCTTCCCGCAGATCCTGTCGAGCCCGGCAGGTCCGATCGTCGACGAGGAGGTCTTCGCCGCCGACGCGGTCACCCCCGACGAGGAGATCGTCGACGGCGAGGCGTTCGCGGGTCAGTACACGATCTCGAGCTACGACTTCAACAACCTCATCTCCTACGAGCCCTTCGACGGCTACAAGGGTGTGCTCCCGGCGGCGGAGTCGCCCATCAACGCGAAGTACTACGCCGACTCGTCGAATCTCAAGCTCGACGTGCAGGAGGGCAACATCGACGTGGCGTTCCGGAGCCTGTCCGCGACCGACGTCGAAGACCTCTCCTCCAACGACAAGGTGAAGGTCTACGACGGGCCCGGCGGCGAGATCCGCTACATCGTGTTTAACTTCGACACGCAGCCCTTCGGCGCCACCACCCCCGAGGCAGACGCCGCCAAGTCGCTCGCGGTGCGCCAGGCCGTCGCCGACCTGATCGACCGCGACGAGATCGCCGACCAGGTCTACAAGGGCACCTACACCCCGCTGTACTCCTTCGTGCCGGCCGGCCTCACCGGCGCCACCGAGGTGCTCAAGGAGACCTACGGCGACGGCAACGGCGGCCCCTCGGTCGACAAGGCCAAGGAGACGCTCACCGCGGCGGGCATCACCAGCCCGATCGAGCTGAACCTCCAGTACAGCCCCGACCACTACGGCCCCTCCTCGGGCGACGAGTACGCGCTCATCAAAGACCAGCTCGAGTCGTCTGGCCTGTTCACGGTGAACCTGCAGTCGACCGAATGGGTCCAGTACGCGAAAGACCGCACGGCCGACCTGTACCCGGCGTACCAGCTGGGCTGGTTCCCCGACTACTCCGACGCCGACAACTACCTGACGCCGTTCTTCCTCACCGAGAACTTCCTCGCCAACCACTACTCGAACCCCGAGGTGAACGACCTGATCCTCAAGCAGGCCACCACCACCGACCCGGCCGAGCGCCAGTCGATCATCGAGGAGATCCAGGCGAAGGAGGCACTCGACCTGTCGACGGTGCCCTACCTCCAGGGCGCTCAGGTCGCCGTCGCCGGAACCGGTGTCGACGGCGTCACGCTCGACGCCTCGTTCAAGTTCCGTTACGCACCGCTCACCAAGGGCTAG
- a CDS encoding DivIVA domain-containing protein: protein MSVPFPRTRSSSLGYDTEEVDDFLAKARLAYDERAAGPEGTPVLTSEMVRSTAFTMQKGGYYPPAVDAALERLEDAFALRERDAAYREAGDERWYQQARQRAAEILARLERPEGKRFTKAGPLSIGYHPKDVDEFADHLVEYFRSGADVSVTDVRTVAFRSRRGGYSEAQVDAVLDAVVDVMLAVR, encoded by the coding sequence GTGAGCGTACCGTTTCCCCGCACCCGCAGCTCGAGCCTCGGCTACGACACCGAGGAGGTCGACGACTTCCTCGCGAAGGCGCGACTGGCGTACGACGAGCGCGCCGCCGGCCCCGAGGGCACCCCGGTGCTCACCAGCGAGATGGTGCGCAGCACCGCCTTCACCATGCAGAAGGGCGGCTACTACCCGCCCGCCGTCGACGCGGCACTCGAGCGCCTCGAAGACGCCTTCGCGCTCCGCGAGCGCGACGCCGCCTACCGCGAGGCCGGAGACGAGCGCTGGTACCAGCAGGCGCGTCAGCGCGCCGCCGAGATCCTCGCCCGCCTGGAACGACCCGAGGGCAAGCGCTTCACGAAGGCGGGCCCGCTGAGCATCGGCTACCACCCGAAAGACGTCGACGAGTTCGCCGACCACCTGGTGGAGTACTTCCGATCGGGGGCGGATGTGAGCGTCACGGATGTGCGCACCGTCGCCTTCCGCTCCCGCCGCGGCGGCTACAGCGAGGCGCAGGTCGATGCGGTACTCGACGCCGTGGTCGACGTCATGCTCGCCGTGCGCTGA
- a CDS encoding phosphatidate cytidylyltransferase: MSHDQGVPPTPRPSSVKRARPLSRADIQAQVRARREQFEEANEKITARSGRNLISAILIGVVLAGVVVLSLVVIKELFMVFAVTLVVFGTLELATALRHAGITVPRVPAAVVGAAMVPAAYYWQAEGQWLVFIGGVVAVALWRLVEIAVAREHRGALAALRDLGAGVFVQVYVSFLGSIAVLLVSKEGGQWWVLSFIVVTVLVDVGAYATGLNFGKHPMAPTISPKKTWEGLAGAVAAALIGGVLLALFVLGQPWWVGLVFGAVIAATATAGDLAESLLKRDIGIKDMSSWLPGHGGFLDRLDSMLPSAAAAYMLWVIFSG, from the coding sequence ATGAGCCACGACCAGGGAGTCCCACCGACGCCGAGGCCGTCGTCGGTGAAGCGCGCGCGCCCGCTCTCCCGAGCCGACATCCAGGCTCAGGTGAGGGCGCGCCGCGAGCAGTTCGAAGAGGCGAACGAGAAGATCACGGCGCGCTCGGGCCGCAACCTCATCTCGGCGATCCTCATCGGCGTGGTGCTCGCCGGCGTCGTGGTGCTCAGCCTCGTCGTCATCAAAGAGCTGTTCATGGTGTTCGCCGTGACCCTCGTGGTGTTCGGCACGCTCGAACTGGCGACGGCCCTCCGGCATGCCGGCATCACGGTGCCCCGCGTGCCCGCGGCCGTGGTGGGCGCGGCGATGGTACCCGCCGCCTACTACTGGCAGGCCGAGGGACAGTGGCTGGTGTTCATCGGCGGTGTCGTCGCCGTCGCGCTCTGGCGCCTCGTCGAGATCGCCGTCGCCCGTGAGCACCGCGGGGCGCTCGCCGCGCTGCGCGACCTCGGTGCGGGCGTGTTCGTCCAGGTGTACGTGTCGTTCCTCGGCAGCATCGCGGTGCTCCTGGTGTCGAAGGAGGGCGGCCAGTGGTGGGTGCTCTCCTTCATCGTCGTGACGGTGCTCGTCGATGTCGGGGCGTATGCGACGGGGCTCAACTTCGGCAAGCATCCGATGGCCCCCACCATCAGCCCGAAGAAGACCTGGGAGGGCCTCGCCGGAGCTGTGGCCGCGGCTCTCATCGGCGGCGTGCTGCTGGCGCTCTTCGTGCTCGGGCAGCCCTGGTGGGTGGGTCTCGTGTTCGGCGCCGTGATCGCCGCGACGGCGACGGCGGGCGACCTAGCGGAGTCGCTGCTGAAGCGCGACATCGGCATCAAAGACATGAGCTCCTGGCTCCCGGGCCACGGCGGTTTCCTCGACCGGCTCGACTCCATGCTGCCCTCGGCCGCGGCGGCGTACATGCTCTGGGTGATCTTCTCAGGCTGA
- the frr gene encoding ribosome recycling factor, whose product MIADVLADATERMNKAVEVTKDDFSNVRTGRANPALFQKILVSYYGTPTPLAQLASLQNPEARSLIVTPYDKAALRDIEQAIRDMPNLGANPTNDGTIIRVTLPELTEERRKEYVKIVRTKAEDGKVSVRNIRRKAKDDLDALKSEVGDDEVARGEKELEQVTKSHVDAIDDALKRKEAELLEV is encoded by the coding sequence GTGATCGCGGATGTACTGGCAGATGCCACCGAACGCATGAACAAGGCCGTCGAGGTCACCAAAGACGACTTCTCGAACGTGCGCACCGGCCGGGCGAACCCGGCCCTGTTCCAGAAGATCCTGGTGTCGTACTACGGCACGCCCACCCCGTTGGCCCAGCTCGCCTCGCTGCAGAACCCCGAGGCGCGCTCGCTCATCGTCACCCCCTACGACAAGGCCGCACTCCGCGACATCGAGCAGGCCATCCGCGACATGCCGAACCTGGGGGCCAACCCCACGAACGACGGCACGATCATCCGCGTCACCCTTCCCGAGCTCACCGAAGAGCGCCGCAAGGAGTACGTGAAGATCGTTCGAACCAAGGCCGAAGACGGCAAGGTGTCGGTGCGCAACATCCGCCGTAAGGCCAAGGACGACCTCGACGCGCTGAAGAGCGAGGTCGGCGACGACGAGGTGGCCCGGGGCGAGAAAGAACTCGAGCAGGTCACGAAGAGCCACGTCGACGCCATCGACGACGCCCTGAAACGCAAGGAAGCCGAGCTCCTCGAGGTCTGA